One Chloroflexota bacterium DNA segment encodes these proteins:
- a CDS encoding ribose ABC transporter translates to MLKGIDPLLGPDLLRVLAAMGHGDEVVIADANFPAEASARRLVRLDGVDAARAAQAILSVLPLDEYVDAPAAVMAVVGDPDAELPIVDEFRRIAEAAHGAPVRLERVERFAFYERARQAFAIVATGERRPYGNLILTKGVL, encoded by the coding sequence ATGTTGAAGGGCATCGACCCGCTCCTGGGGCCGGATTTGCTGCGCGTGCTCGCGGCAATGGGGCACGGCGACGAGGTCGTGATCGCCGATGCCAACTTTCCGGCCGAAGCCAGCGCCCGTCGTCTGGTGCGCCTCGACGGCGTCGACGCCGCGCGCGCCGCCCAGGCGATCTTGTCGGTGCTGCCGCTCGATGAGTACGTGGACGCTCCGGCTGCGGTCATGGCGGTGGTCGGCGACCCGGATGCCGAGTTGCCCATCGTGGACGAGTTCCGCCGCATCGCCGAGGCGGCCCACGGCGCGCCGGTGAGGCTCGAGCGAGTTGAGCGCTTCGCCTTCTACGAGCGGGCGCGGCAGGCCTTCGCGATCGTGGCCACCGGCGAGCGGCGACCCTACGGCAATTTGATCCTGACCAAGGGTGTGCTGTAG
- a CDS encoding sugar phosphate isomerase/epimerase, which yields MKLGYFHNGHFPPIEFEEFVRWGAANGYQAIDVPLFQPDARAICERHGLEPTSTTGMVCQPIATDAATRTEQAAEARKALDYAAAEHISIAWLGHQMAPDLGFDANVRLFAEGVAPVLDHAQRVGVRLVMENWADGGRNLAYAPAHWEAIFHAVPHEALGLCFDPSHLAWLGIDYLRAAREFGSRIYHAHAKDTEILPEARYRFGVIGVERGRIGQGTYRFRIPGFGVIDWPAYITALLEIGYDGPLVVEHEDPFWSARTDPTHDALKGLLLAQQFLAPLLV from the coding sequence GTGAAGCTCGGCTATTTCCACAACGGGCACTTTCCGCCGATCGAGTTTGAGGAGTTCGTGCGCTGGGGCGCGGCGAACGGCTATCAGGCCATCGACGTGCCGCTGTTCCAGCCCGACGCCCGCGCCATCTGCGAGCGCCACGGCCTGGAACCGACGTCCACCACGGGCATGGTTTGCCAGCCCATCGCCACCGACGCGGCGACACGGACCGAGCAAGCGGCCGAGGCCCGAAAGGCGCTGGACTACGCCGCCGCCGAGCACATCTCAATAGCCTGGCTGGGGCACCAGATGGCGCCGGACCTGGGGTTCGACGCCAACGTGCGCCTCTTCGCCGAGGGCGTGGCGCCGGTGCTGGATCACGCGCAACGGGTTGGCGTGCGTCTGGTGATGGAGAACTGGGCCGACGGCGGCCGCAACCTGGCCTATGCCCCGGCGCATTGGGAGGCAATCTTCCACGCCGTCCCGCACGAGGCGCTGGGGCTGTGCTTCGATCCGTCGCACCTGGCCTGGCTGGGCATCGACTATTTGCGCGCGGCGCGGGAGTTCGGCTCACGCATCTACCACGCGCACGCCAAGGACACCGAAATCCTGCCGGAGGCGCGCTACCGGTTCGGCGTCATCGGCGTCGAGCGCGGGCGGATCGGCCAGGGAACCTATCGCTTTCGGATTCCGGGATTCGGCGTGATCGACTGGCCCGCCTACATCACCGCGCTACTGGAGATCGGCTACGACGGTCCGCTGGTCGTCGAGCACGAGGACCCGTTCTGGAGCGCCAGGACCGATCCCACGCACGACGCGCTCAAGGGATTGCTGCTGGCCCAGCAGTTTCTGGCGCCGCTGCTGGTTTAG
- a CDS encoding GNAT family N-acetyltransferase: MTPGASSNPVGVDDDGTALKEFVERVPVTLNDAGEAAGWVSKEIVDHLWLDADGELVSQLWVVDVTVRAWGEELRSAGVAGVGTPEPHRMKGYARRLMEMCERYAAERGYAISTLFGIPDFYHRFGYATVCPEYEIRIELDALETDGPTASLEDIQTSDWDAIARVCNAAYGSLDGSVVRSEGAWRGPRQGSDWFRKTQALVSRDARGRPAAYAVVDTELTDDCLVVSEAVAGDNAAGLALAGGLAEVARARGATGLLACLPPDTGLGPLLTRCGGTPVVTRPDNAGYMACIVDLGAVLERRTPTLTAQAAASDLPVPEVLHVKTDIGDGRFALGGSAPPAELSIDRLGLVQLLFGYRTFSELRDMGQARATGAADDVLAGLFPRNDGYCFWPDRY; encoded by the coding sequence ATGACGCCGGGCGCCAGCTCGAACCCCGTCGGCGTGGATGATGATGGCACGGCGCTCAAGGAGTTCGTCGAGCGCGTGCCGGTGACGCTCAACGATGCCGGCGAGGCCGCCGGCTGGGTGTCCAAGGAGATCGTCGACCACCTGTGGCTCGACGCGGACGGGGAGTTGGTCAGCCAACTCTGGGTCGTCGACGTCACGGTGCGGGCGTGGGGCGAGGAGCTTCGCAGCGCCGGCGTCGCCGGTGTGGGGACGCCCGAGCCGCATCGCATGAAGGGCTATGCGCGGCGCCTGATGGAGATGTGCGAGCGGTATGCGGCTGAGCGGGGCTACGCGATCAGCACGTTGTTCGGGATTCCGGACTTCTATCACCGCTTCGGCTACGCCACGGTCTGCCCGGAGTACGAAATCCGGATCGAACTCGACGCCCTCGAGACGGACGGTCCAACCGCTTCGCTCGAAGACATCCAGACCTCGGACTGGGATGCGATCGCCCGGGTGTGCAACGCGGCCTACGGGTCGCTCGACGGCTCGGTCGTCCGAAGCGAAGGCGCGTGGCGAGGTCCCAGACAGGGCTCGGATTGGTTCCGAAAGACGCAAGCCTTGGTGAGTCGTGACGCGCGGGGACGTCCGGCGGCTTACGCGGTGGTCGACACCGAGCTGACGGACGATTGCCTGGTGGTGTCGGAAGCGGTGGCGGGAGATAACGCCGCCGGATTAGCCCTGGCCGGCGGTTTGGCCGAGGTGGCCAGAGCGCGCGGCGCGACAGGCCTGCTGGCTTGTCTGCCTCCAGACACGGGGCTGGGCCCGCTGCTGACCCGATGCGGCGGCACGCCCGTGGTGACACGCCCGGACAACGCCGGCTACATGGCGTGCATCGTTGACCTGGGCGCCGTGCTGGAGAGGCGCACGCCGACACTCACCGCTCAGGCAGCCGCCAGCGATTTGCCGGTTCCAGAGGTGCTCCACGTGAAGACCGATATCGGCGATGGGCGGTTTGCGCTTGGCGGCTCGGCGCCGCCCGCCGAGCTGTCGATAGATCGGCTCGGTCTCGTCCAGCTCCTGTTCGGCTACCGGACGTTTAGTGAGCTTCGGGACATGGGCCAGGCGCGCGCGACTGGCGCGGCCGACGATGTGCTGGCGGGGCTTTTCCCACGCAATGACGGCTACTGCTTCTGGCCGGACCGGTATTGA